The window GATAGCACTCCAAATTGAAAATTTTTAACGGGAAAGATTTCTGGGAATGGTTTTGCCTGTGGACTTACTACTAACATAAATAAATTCTGTAAAAATATAGATACTCCAATGGCGGAAATAAGTGGTGTCAATCTGCTTGCCTTACGAAGCGGTCGATAAGCAAACCGCTCTATTATTATACCTAAGATACCTGTTAAAGACATTGATATTAGAAAGGCAAGTAGAAGTTGTAAAAATAGGTTATTCTGTAAGAATGGAATACTGGAGAAGGAAATGAGTAAGAAAAATCCAAAGAATGCACCTGCCATAAAAATCTCTGAGTGGGCGAAATTTATCATTAAAAGCACCCCATAAACCATTGTATAACCTAAGGCAATGAGTGCGTAAATTCCACCCAGCGTTATACCATTTATTAACTGTTGGAAAATCATTCATTTATTACTCACTTTTCATACCTTTAGATGACATCATTATTCTGAAATCTGCCACTTCCCATCTTTAACACTATAGCAAGTAATCTCTTTATTTAAGGTATCACCTTTTTCATCAAATCTTGTCTCTCCAATTATGCCATCGTATTTTATATTCTTAATGTAATCAATTATTTTACCTTTATCCTGTCCTATATTTTTAACCGCCTCAATGATAATATTTGTGGTATCATAAGTATAAGGGTCATAAGGTTGCATATCCATATCAGGGAATTTAGTTTTATATTTCTCAATGAAATCTTTTGCCTTAGGAAGTTTATCAGGTGGTGACCCAATCATCGTTGCCATATCTCCTTCAGACGATTTTCCAGCAATTTTTATATATTCACCCGTATAGATTCCATCTCCACCGACTAAAGGAACATTTAAACCCAACTCTTTTGCCTGTTTTGAGATAAGTCCTCCTTCCTGATACATTCCACCAAAATAAATTATCTGTGGATTTAATCCCTTTATCTTTATAAGTAATGCCTTAAAATCTCTATCACCAAGGCTTATTCCTTCAAAGCATAACACCTTTCCTCTAAGATTCTGGAATGTTTTTTGGAATTCTTCAGCCAGTCCTTGACCATAAGGTGTTTTATCATGAATTATGGCTACTCCTTTTATTTCTTTTTTATAAACAAAATCAGCCGCAAAACTTCCCTGAACATCATCAGTTGTGCAGGTACGAAAGACATTTGTAAATCCCTGCTGGGTAAGTTTTGGATTAGTAGAGGCAGGAGAAACCATAACTAAATTATGTCTGTTATAGACTGCAGAAGCAGGTATTGAACATCCAGAGTTTAGATGTCCTACTACACCACAGACATCTTTATCAGAGACAATTTGATTGGCGGCATTTACTGCTTCTTTTGGGTCAGCACGGTCATCCAGTGCCAGCAACTCAAATTTAATCTCTTTTAAAGTTTGATTTGCCTCTTCAATGGCTAATGTTGCTCCGTTTTTCATCCCCTGTCCCATAGCGGCAATGTCCCCGGTTAAAGGACAAACTAATGCAACTTTAACTACCTTTCCTTCTTTAACATCCTTTTTCACTCCACAACTAACAAAAGAAACACATACAAGACTAATTAACACAAAACATAAAATTTTCCTCATTTTTTTCAAACCTCCTTTAT of the bacterium genome contains:
- a CDS encoding branched-chain amino acid ABC transporter substrate-binding protein, translated to MRKILCFVLISLVCVSFVSCGVKKDVKEGKVVKVALVCPLTGDIAAMGQGMKNGATLAIEEANQTLKEIKFELLALDDRADPKEAVNAANQIVSDKDVCGVVGHLNSGCSIPASAVYNRHNLVMVSPASTNPKLTQQGFTNVFRTCTTDDVQGSFAADFVYKKEIKGVAIIHDKTPYGQGLAEEFQKTFQNLRGKVLCFEGISLGDRDFKALLIKIKGLNPQIIYFGGMYQEGGLISKQAKELGLNVPLVGGDGIYTGEYIKIAGKSSEGDMATMIGSPPDKLPKAKDFIEKYKTKFPDMDMQPYDPYTYDTTNIIIEAVKNIGQDKGKIIDYIKNIKYDGIIGETRFDEKGDTLNKEITCYSVKDGKWQISE